A single genomic interval of Flavihumibacter rivuli harbors:
- a CDS encoding potassium channel beta subunit family protein, translated as MEYRRMGRSGLQLSVLSFGSWVSFHKQIDDSIADELMGIAYDNGINFFDNAEGYALGESEKMMGRVLKAKHWDRTSYTVSSKVFFGWRGKDNKPNQTGLSRKHIFEACHEALGRLQLDYLDIFFCHRPDPNVPIEEVVWTMHNLIQQGKVLYWGTSMWSGAEIMEAHRVAQQYNLIGPVVEQPQYNMFERYKMEMDYVPVYQNVGLGTTIWSPLAAGFLTGKYLDGFPEGSRLGLEGFEWLKERWMQEEKIAKLKQIDQVAKDLGVSLAALAIAWCIRNPNVTTAILGATRREQLLENFKALEVLPLLTDEVMNRIDGILGNKPVLNLA; from the coding sequence ATGGAATACCGTCGTATGGGCCGCTCAGGCCTCCAGTTAAGCGTATTGAGCTTTGGCAGCTGGGTAAGTTTCCACAAGCAGATCGATGATAGCATTGCCGATGAACTGATGGGCATTGCCTATGACAATGGGATCAATTTCTTTGATAACGCGGAAGGCTATGCGCTGGGGGAAAGCGAGAAGATGATGGGCCGTGTATTGAAGGCAAAGCATTGGGACCGGACTTCCTACACCGTTTCTTCCAAGGTTTTCTTTGGCTGGAGGGGCAAGGACAATAAGCCCAACCAGACGGGACTTAGCCGCAAGCATATTTTCGAGGCCTGCCATGAGGCTTTGGGCCGTTTGCAACTGGATTACCTCGATATCTTTTTCTGTCATCGCCCCGACCCCAATGTTCCCATTGAGGAAGTGGTATGGACCATGCATAACCTGATCCAGCAGGGCAAGGTGCTGTACTGGGGTACCAGCATGTGGAGCGGTGCGGAGATCATGGAAGCCCATCGTGTGGCCCAGCAGTATAACCTGATCGGGCCCGTGGTGGAGCAGCCGCAATACAATATGTTCGAAAGGTATAAGATGGAGATGGATTATGTGCCGGTCTACCAGAATGTAGGACTGGGTACCACCATCTGGAGCCCATTGGCAGCGGGCTTCCTGACCGGCAAATACCTGGATGGTTTCCCTGAAGGATCAAGGTTGGGATTGGAGGGTTTCGAATGGTTGAAGGAGCGCTGGATGCAGGAGGAGAAGATCGCGAAACTGAAGCAGATCGACCAGGTAGCCAAGGACCTTGGTGTGAGCCTGGCCGCACTGGCCATCGCCTGGTGCATCAGGAATCCCAATGTGACCACTGCTATCCTGGGCGCGACCCGCAGGGAACAATTGCTGGAGAACTTCAAGGCATTGGAAGTCCTGCCCTTGTTGACGGATGAAGTGATGAACAGGATCGATGGGATCCTGGGTAATAAGCCGGTCCTGAACCTGGCATAA
- the lptC gene encoding LPS export ABC transporter periplasmic protein LptC produces MIKELNKYIRSIKVAATGMVCCLFFLACENTEEEIKELSKNRVAVEEGKMIESYLSQGGKMRARLTAPVMNRYQTDSPYVEFPRNLHVDFFNDSLKVESQLNAKYGRYRETENKVYLRDSVVVFNIKKDTLKCKELWWDQATAKFYTDKPVEIHQPDKIIFGNGLEAGQDFSWWVIKSVTGEVLVPRNGMDSGPVIDSTRPAPPAGDTSIKR; encoded by the coding sequence ATGATTAAGGAATTGAACAAGTATATTCGATCCATAAAAGTGGCAGCTACCGGAATGGTATGCTGCCTTTTTTTCCTTGCTTGCGAGAATACCGAGGAGGAGATCAAGGAACTATCGAAGAACAGGGTTGCAGTGGAAGAAGGAAAGATGATCGAAAGCTACCTGAGCCAGGGCGGAAAGATGCGTGCCAGGCTGACCGCACCCGTGATGAATCGTTACCAGACCGATTCGCCTTATGTAGAATTTCCCAGGAACCTGCATGTTGATTTCTTCAATGACTCCCTGAAAGTGGAGAGCCAGCTCAATGCCAAATATGGCCGCTACAGGGAGACCGAGAACAAGGTTTACCTCCGTGACAGTGTGGTGGTCTTCAATATCAAGAAGGATACCCTGAAGTGCAAGGAGCTTTGGTGGGACCAGGCAACAGCGAAATTTTACACCGATAAACCGGTGGAGATCCACCAACCCGATAAGATCATTTTTGGCAATGGACTTGAAGCCGGCCAGGATTTCAGCTGGTGGGTCATCAAGAGTGTAACGGGGGAAGTGCTGGTGCCCAGGAATGGAATGGACAGCGGACCGGTGATCGATTCCACCAGGCCGGCACCGCCTGCAGGGGATACTAGCATTAAGCGATAA
- a CDS encoding type III pantothenate kinase, with protein MAVTTLCFDFGNTRQKYALFKDDALQEVILLEDTGVEAIDKVMELHRPDKTILSSVINHDPAVEERMSVGSHFHKLSHLTRLPFTTPVGKPETIGADRLALIAASVLLFPKKNNLAIALGTCITYNFVNSQHEFLGGGISPGMDMRFRSLKDYTAKLPLVKEDWNFPLVGYDTVTNITSGVILGMAKEIDGFIDAYKSRYGNFNVLLTGGNSGYFVPHLKNKIFADPNLIFKGLYAISECN; from the coding sequence ATGGCCGTTACAACGCTTTGTTTCGACTTTGGCAATACCCGCCAGAAATATGCCCTTTTCAAGGATGATGCTTTACAGGAGGTGATCCTGCTGGAAGATACCGGTGTGGAAGCGATCGATAAAGTGATGGAGCTGCACCGTCCGGACAAGACCATTCTTTCTTCGGTGATCAACCATGACCCGGCCGTAGAAGAGCGGATGTCGGTAGGTAGCCATTTCCACAAGCTTTCGCACCTTACCCGACTGCCCTTTACCACCCCGGTAGGTAAACCCGAGACCATCGGGGCGGACCGGCTGGCACTGATAGCGGCTTCCGTATTGCTTTTCCCGAAAAAGAACAACCTGGCCATTGCCCTGGGGACCTGCATCACCTACAATTTTGTGAACAGCCAGCACGAGTTCCTGGGTGGGGGCATTTCGCCGGGAATGGACATGAGGTTCAGGAGTTTGAAGGATTATACGGCCAAACTGCCCCTGGTAAAGGAGGACTGGAATTTCCCCTTGGTAGGCTATGATACGGTCACCAATATCACCAGTGGGGTCATTTTGGGCATGGCCAAGGAGATAGATGGCTTCATTGATGCCTATAAATCAAGGTATGGGAACTTTAACGTGCTCTTAACCGGGGGTAATTCAGGCTATTTTGTGCCGCACCTAAAAAACAAGATATTTGCGGACCCTAATTTAATTTTTAAAGGACTGTATGCGATCAGTGAGTGCAATTAA
- a CDS encoding LON peptidase substrate-binding domain-containing protein codes for MTNFIPIFPLGVVIYPGEQLNLHIFEPRYKQMITDCHAQQKLFGIPTVMEKKVNELGTLMRITEISKVYENGEMDIKTEGVKVFRILEVVKSIPDKLYSGAIVTYPDNEEGRGRPDLMRMVITGIRELHRLLKLSKEFKKPDELLNVYDVAHHAGLSLEEEYELLGLMTEMQRQEYLKRHLQKVIPVITEMEQLKDRVKLNGHFKNLSSLDLEL; via the coding sequence ATGACAAATTTCATCCCCATATTTCCTTTGGGCGTAGTAATATACCCCGGTGAGCAGCTTAACCTGCACATTTTTGAGCCCCGGTACAAGCAGATGATTACGGACTGCCATGCACAGCAAAAGCTCTTCGGGATCCCTACTGTCATGGAGAAGAAAGTGAACGAACTGGGCACCCTGATGCGGATCACGGAGATCAGCAAAGTGTACGAGAACGGAGAGATGGATATCAAGACAGAAGGGGTGAAGGTTTTTCGCATACTGGAGGTCGTGAAGTCCATCCCGGATAAATTGTACAGCGGGGCCATTGTCACCTATCCGGATAATGAGGAGGGCCGCGGCCGGCCAGACCTGATGCGGATGGTGATCACGGGGATCAGGGAATTGCACCGCCTGCTGAAACTTTCCAAGGAGTTCAAGAAGCCGGATGAACTGCTCAATGTTTATGATGTGGCCCACCATGCCGGTCTCTCGCTGGAAGAAGAGTATGAATTATTGGGCCTGATGACCGAAATGCAGCGGCAGGAATACCTGAAACGCCATCTCCAGAAGGTGATCCCGGTGATCACGGAAATGGAACAGCTGAAGGACAGGGTCAAACTCAATGGCCATTTTAAAAACCTATCTTCGCTCGACTTAGAACTTTAG
- a CDS encoding glycosyltransferase family 2 protein produces MLPKCSLVISTYNWPEALELCLLSVLQQSRQPDEIVIADDGSADATKDLVELFKSRTTIPIRHVWHEDTGFRLAAIRNKANAAAAFEYIIQIDGDLVLHPDFVKDHVEAARPGYFIGGSRTLMSPELSAELLRTKQTSLNPFTTGVSNKLNGMHSGVIGKLLGTLIRTANAYNIRGCNMSYWKKDFIAVNGYDEHYRGWGREDTDLVFRFYHAGFRRTYFKLRGVVYHIWHKEADRDSLLKNDSILEATIREKKTSCALGVAQYL; encoded by the coding sequence ATGTTACCCAAATGCAGTTTAGTCATATCAACCTATAACTGGCCCGAAGCCCTTGAGCTCTGCCTGCTCAGTGTTTTGCAGCAATCGCGGCAACCGGATGAAATTGTCATTGCCGACGATGGCTCTGCCGACGCTACCAAAGACCTGGTAGAACTTTTCAAAAGCCGCACCACCATTCCCATCAGGCATGTATGGCATGAAGATACCGGCTTCCGCCTGGCGGCCATCCGCAACAAGGCCAATGCCGCTGCTGCTTTTGAGTACATCATCCAGATCGATGGCGACCTGGTCCTTCATCCCGATTTCGTGAAAGACCATGTGGAAGCCGCAAGACCGGGATATTTTATTGGTGGCAGCAGGACCCTCATGAGTCCGGAATTATCGGCTGAGCTGCTGCGAACCAAACAAACCAGCCTGAACCCCTTCACCACTGGCGTCAGCAATAAACTGAACGGGATGCATTCGGGGGTGATCGGCAAACTCCTGGGGACCCTTATCAGGACAGCTAATGCCTACAATATCCGTGGCTGTAACATGAGCTACTGGAAGAAGGATTTCATCGCCGTCAATGGTTATGATGAACATTATAGGGGATGGGGAAGGGAAGATACCGACCTCGTGTTCCGCTTCTACCATGCCGGGTTCAGGCGGACCTATTTCAAGTTGCGCGGGGTGGTTTACCATATCTGGCATAAAGAGGCCGACCGCGACAGCCTGCTCAAGAATGACAGCATCCTGGAAGCCACCATCCGGGAAAAGAAAACCAGTTGTGCACTGGGGGTGGCGCAATACCTTTAA
- a CDS encoding glycosyltransferase family 2 protein, producing the protein MNMKIAGFTIIKNAVKNDYPIVEAIRSILPVVDTMIVLVGDCNDGTEELVRSIGSDKIRIHHSIWDPGLSKGGVVLAAETDKAFDLVGPEYDWAFYIQADECVHEQYHANIIEACKKYKDDKRVEGLLFNYLHFYGTFDYVGDSRKWYHKEVRIIRNDKSIRSYRDAQGFRKNGNKVQVKQIDAYIYHYGWVKSPEQMKEKIRNATSNYWTEYQDKPVSPVDLFDVNDYDSLVKFTGTHPSVMKERLEHKSWTIELDTTRKKFSLKDRILYWFEKTTGIRPFDFKNYKVI; encoded by the coding sequence ATGAACATGAAGATAGCCGGATTTACCATTATCAAGAACGCTGTTAAGAATGACTACCCGATCGTGGAAGCCATTCGCTCCATCCTGCCCGTAGTGGACACCATGATCGTGCTGGTGGGCGATTGCAATGATGGTACCGAGGAACTGGTCAGGTCCATCGGGTCCGACAAGATCCGGATCCACCATTCCATCTGGGACCCCGGCCTTTCCAAGGGCGGTGTGGTGCTGGCTGCCGAAACCGACAAGGCCTTCGACCTGGTCGGGCCGGAATATGACTGGGCCTTCTATATCCAGGCCGATGAATGTGTGCACGAACAATACCATGCCAATATCATCGAAGCCTGTAAAAAATACAAGGATGATAAAAGGGTGGAAGGGCTGCTCTTCAACTACCTCCACTTCTATGGCACTTTCGACTATGTGGGCGACAGCCGTAAATGGTACCACAAGGAAGTAAGGATCATCCGTAATGACAAGTCGATCCGCTCCTACCGCGATGCACAGGGCTTCCGCAAGAACGGCAATAAGGTACAGGTGAAACAGATCGATGCCTATATCTATCATTACGGTTGGGTGAAAAGCCCCGAGCAGATGAAGGAGAAGATCCGCAATGCCACTTCCAATTATTGGACCGAATACCAGGACAAGCCCGTTTCCCCGGTCGATCTTTTTGATGTGAACGATTACGATTCATTGGTGAAGTTCACCGGCACCCATCCGTCCGTGATGAAGGAGAGACTAGAACACAAGAGCTGGACTATTGAACTGGACACCACCAGGAAGAAATTTTCCCTGAAGGACCGCATCCTGTACTGGTTTGAAAAGACCACCGGCATCCGGCCATTCGATTTCAAGAACTATAAGGTGATCTGA
- the meaB gene encoding methylmalonyl Co-A mutase-associated GTPase MeaB, translating into MWEASLKGIQEGDTRIIARAISLVENEAPGYETLMLALPHTHTPVIGITGPPGAGKSTLVDALIGSYIRTGKRVAVLCVDPSSPFNLGAVLGDRIRMNEWYTHPDVFIRSLATRGSLGGLHPHIIEITELLKAAPFDVIIVETVGVGQSEVEIIGLADITAVVLVPEAGDEVQTMKAGLMEIADLFVVNKCDRPDADIFVRNLRSMLAPTFSRHKEEVAILKTIAANGTGVDALRQALDEALTLHHTSDKKAWLLAERAYHLIERNRMKDINKKRLKEAIEHLQQQHAFNLYRFVQQFQ; encoded by the coding sequence ATGTGGGAAGCATCACTCAAAGGCATCCAGGAGGGAGATACAAGGATAATAGCCCGCGCCATTTCCCTGGTAGAGAATGAAGCGCCAGGCTATGAAACGCTGATGCTTGCCCTTCCCCATACCCATACGCCGGTGATCGGGATCACCGGTCCTCCCGGTGCGGGCAAAAGCACCCTGGTAGATGCGCTCATAGGATCCTATATCAGGACCGGTAAAAGGGTGGCGGTGCTTTGCGTGGATCCCTCCTCCCCCTTCAACCTTGGGGCAGTGTTGGGTGATCGCATCCGGATGAATGAATGGTACACCCATCCCGATGTATTCATCAGGTCCCTCGCCACAAGGGGATCATTGGGAGGACTGCATCCCCATATCATTGAGATCACCGAATTGCTCAAGGCTGCACCTTTTGATGTCATCATCGTGGAAACGGTGGGTGTTGGCCAAAGCGAAGTAGAGATCATTGGACTGGCAGACATAACAGCAGTGGTACTGGTGCCCGAGGCGGGTGATGAGGTGCAGACCATGAAGGCCGGACTGATGGAGATCGCCGACCTCTTTGTGGTGAACAAATGCGACCGACCCGATGCCGATATATTTGTCAGGAACCTGCGGTCCATGCTGGCCCCAACCTTCAGCAGGCATAAGGAAGAAGTGGCCATACTCAAGACCATTGCTGCCAATGGAACGGGTGTGGATGCTCTCAGGCAGGCACTCGACGAGGCCCTCACCCTTCACCATACCAGCGACAAGAAAGCCTGGTTATTGGCGGAACGCGCTTACCACCTGATTGAGCGCAACCGCATGAAGGATATCAATAAAAAAAGATTGAAAGAAGCCATTGAGCATTTGCAGCAACAGCATGCTTTCAATCTTTATCGTTTTGTACAGCAGTTCCAGTAA
- a CDS encoding zinc-dependent metalloprotease — protein MLRYLLLFICMPAMLHAQAPVSIEEKTKGLARTDGFIPFYKDEINGKLYLQIERLNEEILYVPSLPAGLGSNDIGLDRGLLGQEAVVKFIRSGKKLMMVQPNYGYRALSKDPAERRAVEQSFAQSTLWAFTIEAETAGKVLVDATDFLLRDAMKAALRIKGTKQGNFSLDKNRSWIYFQASKNFPLNTELEATITLVNADGEVGNYVQEVAPSPDAISLRMHHSFVQLPDNNYQPRIFDPRSSFIPVSYFDYSTPVSELIVKYLVTRHRLEKKDPKAAVSEPVKPIVYYLDNGTPEPIRSALLEGASWWNQAFEAAGYRNAFQVRILPDSADPMDIRYNMINWVHRSTRGWSYGYSVVDPRTGEIIKGNVTLGSLRVRQDYLIAQGLLAPFEKGVPADDKMMKMALARLRQLSAHEVGHTLGMMHNYASSVNDLASVMDYPHPAVSLDANGNISMENAYDNKIGEWDKVAITWGYQDFPEGTNEPEALKGILDAASRKGLQFISDRDARAPGGLHPQAHLWDNGADAVKELEHVMKVRTKALQQFGEKNIREGMPMAMLEDVLVPVYLYHRYQLEAATKLVGGMYYTYATRGDGQPITRFLPKAKQLEALDAVIKCLQPSFLVLPDAIVDMIPPRPAGYEFTRELFRKRTGLAFDALSPAETAADLPLSFLFHPERVSRMEEYALKGGLGAAEMMDRLVKATFMAPRAKGMELLVQLQNEQLLLTYILALSVNEQANFAARGVAVKVLNDLKTYITQQDKLATDPTIKAHYALALERMKAPDKAKPSQHAVIPPGAPIGCEE, from the coding sequence ATGCTGCGCTATTTATTGCTATTCATCTGTATGCCGGCCATGCTGCATGCCCAGGCTCCGGTGTCCATAGAAGAAAAGACCAAGGGTCTGGCCCGTACCGATGGATTTATCCCCTTCTACAAAGACGAAATCAACGGTAAGCTATACCTGCAGATCGAAAGGCTGAATGAAGAGATCCTCTATGTTCCCTCTTTGCCTGCAGGACTAGGCTCCAATGATATTGGCCTGGACCGTGGACTACTGGGCCAGGAAGCCGTAGTAAAATTCATCCGTTCCGGGAAGAAATTAATGATGGTCCAGCCCAACTATGGCTACCGTGCCCTCAGCAAGGACCCGGCAGAGCGCAGGGCAGTGGAGCAATCCTTTGCCCAGAGCACCCTGTGGGCCTTCACCATTGAAGCCGAAACAGCCGGCAAGGTGCTGGTGGATGCCACCGACTTTCTGCTGCGCGATGCCATGAAAGCTGCACTGCGCATCAAAGGCACCAAACAGGGAAACTTTAGCCTTGACAAGAACAGGTCCTGGATCTATTTCCAGGCATCAAAGAACTTCCCCCTGAACACAGAACTGGAAGCAACCATCACGCTCGTGAACGCTGATGGGGAAGTGGGTAATTATGTACAGGAAGTAGCACCCAGTCCTGACGCCATCAGCCTGCGGATGCACCATTCCTTTGTGCAGCTGCCCGATAACAACTACCAGCCAAGGATATTCGATCCGCGCTCCAGCTTTATCCCGGTTTCCTATTTTGATTACAGCACACCGGTATCGGAGCTGATCGTCAAGTATCTGGTCACCCGCCACCGCCTTGAGAAAAAGGATCCCAAGGCCGCGGTGAGTGAACCGGTAAAGCCGATCGTCTACTACCTCGATAATGGTACCCCCGAGCCCATCCGCAGCGCTTTGCTGGAAGGGGCATCCTGGTGGAACCAGGCCTTTGAAGCGGCCGGTTACCGGAATGCTTTCCAGGTAAGGATCCTTCCCGATAGTGCAGACCCTATGGATATCCGTTATAACATGATCAACTGGGTACACCGCAGCACCAGGGGATGGAGCTATGGCTATTCCGTGGTGGATCCCCGCACCGGTGAGATCATCAAGGGCAATGTAACGCTGGGATCCTTAAGGGTACGGCAGGATTACCTGATCGCACAGGGATTGCTGGCGCCTTTCGAGAAAGGCGTGCCGGCCGATGACAAGATGATGAAAATGGCCCTGGCCAGGTTAAGGCAGCTGTCGGCCCATGAAGTAGGCCATACACTGGGCATGATGCACAACTATGCTTCCAGCGTGAACGACCTGGCGAGCGTGATGGATTATCCCCATCCTGCCGTATCACTCGATGCCAATGGTAATATCAGCATGGAGAATGCCTATGATAATAAGATCGGCGAATGGGATAAGGTGGCGATCACCTGGGGCTACCAGGATTTCCCTGAAGGCACCAATGAACCCGAAGCCCTGAAAGGCATATTGGATGCTGCTTCCCGGAAAGGCTTACAATTCATCAGCGACCGCGATGCCCGTGCGCCAGGTGGCCTGCATCCGCAAGCGCATCTTTGGGATAATGGGGCAGATGCGGTGAAGGAATTGGAGCATGTGATGAAGGTGAGGACAAAGGCATTGCAGCAGTTCGGTGAAAAGAATATCCGGGAGGGCATGCCCATGGCCATGCTGGAAGATGTATTGGTTCCCGTTTACCTCTACCATCGCTACCAACTGGAAGCCGCAACCAAACTGGTGGGTGGTATGTATTATACCTATGCTACTCGCGGTGATGGACAACCGATAACGCGTTTCCTTCCCAAGGCGAAGCAATTGGAAGCCCTGGATGCAGTGATCAAATGCCTCCAGCCTTCTTTCCTCGTCTTGCCAGATGCCATTGTTGATATGATCCCTCCCCGTCCTGCAGGGTATGAATTCACAAGGGAGTTGTTCCGCAAGCGCACCGGGTTAGCATTTGATGCGCTGTCTCCTGCGGAGACGGCTGCTGACCTGCCATTGTCATTCCTTTTCCATCCTGAGCGCGTTAGCCGGATGGAGGAATATGCCCTCAAAGGCGGACTGGGTGCCGCTGAGATGATGGACCGCCTGGTGAAGGCCACCTTCATGGCCCCAAGGGCAAAGGGAATGGAATTGCTCGTGCAATTGCAGAATGAACAGCTCCTGCTTACTTATATACTGGCATTATCGGTGAATGAGCAGGCGAATTTCGCTGCCAGGGGTGTGGCGGTAAAGGTGCTGAACGATCTGAAAACCTATATCACCCAGCAGGATAAATTAGCTACAGACCCGACCATCAAAGCGCATTATGCATTGGCCCTGGAGCGCATGAAAGCTCCCGATAAGGCCAAGCCTTCGCAACATGCGGTCATTCCGCCGGGTGCGCCGATCGGTTGTGAGGAGTAG
- a CDS encoding tetratricopeptide repeat protein, with protein MKKISLLLLCVTIAYLSKAQSLITMSNKCMDMMKAGDLANTEGRYEDAVKTFEDALKKCTARDAKERGNVGMAHALNGLGRHEDAIVAANAAIKASKQTNIAGFFERADANYSLRNGDAAKADFEKIISLSEKNKNISERASIYAKLGELSYRMGNKDSADYYLVKASETDPQNPEFYILRGDLKAKQGDLNGAFTYYDKALETTADKNEVYKLRALAFTRAMQEKHGTKEEKELKSRMSKDELSRFCGEWKRLFDSGYKNMKQDLYYTMICQ; from the coding sequence ATGAAAAAGATCTCCCTACTACTACTCTGCGTAACCATCGCCTATCTCTCCAAGGCCCAGTCCCTCATCACCATGTCGAACAAATGCATGGACATGATGAAAGCCGGTGACCTGGCCAATACCGAAGGAAGGTATGAGGATGCCGTCAAGACCTTTGAAGATGCCCTCAAGAAATGCACCGCCCGCGATGCCAAGGAAAGGGGGAATGTGGGTATGGCCCATGCCCTGAATGGACTGGGCAGGCATGAAGATGCGATCGTTGCCGCCAATGCCGCGATCAAGGCTTCCAAGCAAACCAATATTGCCGGTTTCTTCGAAAGGGCCGATGCCAATTACTCCCTCCGCAACGGCGATGCCGCCAAGGCGGATTTTGAAAAGATCATCAGCCTCTCCGAAAAGAACAAGAATATCTCCGAGCGGGCCAGCATCTATGCCAAACTGGGGGAACTCTCCTACCGCATGGGCAATAAGGATAGCGCCGACTATTACCTGGTCAAGGCCAGCGAAACAGACCCGCAGAACCCCGAGTTCTATATCCTCCGCGGCGACCTGAAAGCCAAGCAGGGTGACCTTAACGGTGCCTTTACCTACTACGACAAGGCACTGGAGACCACTGCGGATAAGAACGAAGTATACAAACTGAGGGCACTGGCCTTTACCCGCGCCATGCAGGAAAAGCACGGCACCAAAGAAGAAAAGGAACTGAAGAGCCGCATGAGTAAGGATGAATTATCCCGTTTCTGCGGGGAATGGAAACGCCTCTTCGACAGCGGCTATAAGAACATGAAGCAGGACCTCTATTACACGATGATCTGTCAGTAA
- the typA gene encoding translational GTPase TypA: protein MDIRNIAIIAHVDHGKTTLVDRILHTTKVFRENQETGELIMDNNDLERERGITIFSKNAAVTYNGVKINVIDTPGHADFGGEVERVLKMADGVILLVDAFEGPMPQTRFVLQKALQLNLKPIVVINKVDKPNCRPDEVHDAVFELFFNLDATEEQLDFPTFYGSGKNGWFNDSLTPSEDITPLMDGIIKYVPLPKVEEGPLQMQITSLDYSSFLGRIAIGKVTRGSIKENQPIALMQADGTIKKQRVKELYVFEGMGKRKVTEVLAGDLCAVVGLEDFNIGDTIADQDNPEALPVISVDEPTMNMLFSINNSPFFGRDGKFVTSRHLRDRLMKETEKNLALRVFDTDSGDSFQVYGRGILHLGVLIETMRREGYELTVGQPQVIVKTIDGKKCEPYEILVVDVPQEFASKVIDLCTRRKGEMLVMETKGEMQHLEFEIPSRGLIGLRTQMLTATTGEAVMAHRFSEYKPWKGPIPGRNNGVLISKNTEKTTGYSIDKLQDRGTFFVDPGEDVYAGQIVAENIKPGDLVVNVTEGKKLTNHRASGSDDATRIAPKTLMTLEECMEYIQHDECIEVTPNFIRMRKIYLDENDRNRFAKMMKAEEVG from the coding sequence ATGGATATCAGAAACATAGCAATTATTGCACACGTTGACCATGGTAAGACTACACTGGTTGACAGGATCCTGCACACTACCAAGGTGTTCAGGGAAAACCAGGAAACAGGTGAGTTGATCATGGACAACAACGACCTGGAAAGGGAGAGGGGTATCACCATCTTCAGTAAGAACGCTGCGGTTACCTATAACGGAGTGAAGATCAATGTGATCGATACTCCGGGCCACGCCGATTTCGGTGGTGAGGTAGAACGCGTATTGAAAATGGCAGACGGGGTGATCCTGCTGGTGGATGCCTTTGAAGGACCCATGCCCCAGACCCGTTTCGTATTGCAGAAAGCCCTGCAACTGAACCTCAAGCCCATCGTAGTGATCAACAAGGTGGACAAGCCTAACTGTCGCCCTGATGAAGTACATGATGCGGTATTCGAACTTTTCTTCAACCTCGATGCCACTGAAGAGCAGCTGGACTTCCCCACTTTCTATGGAAGTGGTAAGAATGGCTGGTTCAACGATAGCCTGACCCCAAGTGAAGACATCACCCCGCTGATGGATGGTATCATTAAATATGTTCCCCTTCCCAAAGTAGAAGAAGGTCCGCTGCAAATGCAGATCACTTCACTGGATTACTCTTCTTTCCTTGGCCGTATCGCCATTGGTAAGGTAACCCGCGGAAGCATCAAGGAGAACCAGCCGATCGCATTGATGCAGGCTGACGGCACCATCAAGAAGCAGCGCGTAAAGGAATTGTACGTGTTTGAAGGAATGGGCAAGCGTAAGGTAACGGAAGTATTGGCCGGTGACCTTTGTGCAGTGGTTGGCCTGGAAGATTTCAATATCGGTGATACCATTGCCGACCAGGATAACCCTGAAGCACTGCCGGTGATCAGCGTTGACGAGCCGACCATGAACATGCTGTTCAGCATCAACAACTCTCCTTTCTTCGGCCGCGATGGTAAGTTCGTGACCTCACGCCACCTGCGCGACCGCCTGATGAAAGAAACAGAAAAGAACCTTGCACTTCGTGTGTTCGATACCGATAGTGGGGACAGCTTCCAGGTATATGGAAGGGGTATCCTCCACCTGGGTGTATTGATCGAGACCATGCGTCGCGAAGGCTATGAACTGACCGTAGGCCAGCCACAGGTAATTGTGAAGACCATTGACGGGAAGAAATGTGAGCCTTATGAGATCCTGGTAGTGGATGTGCCGCAGGAGTTCGCTTCTAAAGTTATTGACCTTTGTACCCGTCGTAAGGGCGAAATGCTCGTGATGGAAACCAAGGGTGAAATGCAACACCTGGAATTTGAGATCCCTTCACGTGGCCTGATCGGTCTGCGTACCCAGATGCTGACCGCTACTACGGGTGAAGCCGTTATGGCCCACCGTTTCAGCGAGTACAAGCCCTGGAAAGGACCCATCCCCGGTCGTAACAACGGTGTATTGATCTCCAAGAATACGGAAAAGACAACAGGTTATTCCATCGATAAGCTGCAGGACAGGGGAACCTTCTTTGTAGATCCGGGAGAAGATGTGTATGCCGGCCAGATCGTGGCGGAGAACATCAAACCGGGTGACCTGGTGGTGAACGTAACCGAAGGTAAGAAGCTCACCAACCACCGTGCAAGCGGTAGTGATGATGCTACCCGTATAGCTCCCAAGACCCTGATGACTCTGGAAGAGTGCATGGAGTATATCCAGCATGATGAGTGTATCGAGGTTACGCCGAACTTCATCCGCATGCGTAAGATCTATCTCGATGAGAACGATCGTAACCGTTTTGCGAAGATGATGAAGGCGGAGGAAGTAGGATAA